In Drosophila santomea strain STO CAGO 1482 chromosome 2L, Prin_Dsan_1.1, whole genome shotgun sequence, a single window of DNA contains:
- the LOC120458420 gene encoding uncharacterized protein LOC120458420 — translation MELRSRTNRRLVDFLKSAGVYEEGMDIKEMTELASVMQESASISPQDEDLERAMQESELEFLTSHPSALHNSTMIISPQMARRNPSNMDSPPSEPIRITFRALVHHAMDWSPTSQNQIPDRKRGAADNNQMVEIPGKRSRAPAISIGQAPEEEPHNGDVTPVLPGNEGDSGVSWEEVSLSSSSGSSTFPSIGEMPDRHLISTSSVAVSDFSDVNEISQE, via the exons ATGGAGTTACGCAGCCGAACGAACAGAAGACTAGTAGACTTCCTTAAAA GCGCCGGCGTTTACGAGGAAGGCATGGATATCAAGGAAATGACCGAGTTAGCAAGTGTCATGCAGGAATCTGCTAGTATCAGTCCCCAGGACGAAGATCTGGAAAGGGCTATGCAG GAGAGCGAGTTGGAGTTTTTGACCTCGCACCCTAGTGCTTTGCACAACTCCACTATGATCATATCGCCACAAATGGCCAGGCGGAATCCCTCAAACATGGACAGTCCGCCGAGCGAGCCGATCCGCATTACTTTCCGGGCCTTGGTGCATCATGCCATGGACTGGAGTCCCACCTCGCAGAATCAAATTCCCGATCGCAAGCGAGGTGCCGCGGATAACAACCAAATGGTCGAGATACCTGGCAAACGCTCCAGGGCACCGGCTATCAGCATTGGACAGGCTCCGGAGGAGGAGCCCCACAATGGCGATGTCACACCCGTTCTCCCGGGCAACGAGGGCGACTCCGGCGTCAGTTGGGAGGAGGTATCTCTGTCCAGctccagcggcagcagcacTTTTCCTTCCATCGGCGAGATGCCCGATCGCCATTTAATTAGCACCAGCAGCGTCGCCGTTTCGGATTTCTCAGATGTTAATGAAATTAGCCAGGAATAA
- the LOC120458421 gene encoding uncharacterized protein LOC120458421, translating into MSLPKVPHIVGDDDESQGALKSAAESDGNTNESSLESEQDDDNEDEMDLDGADWSPYVTYEAGAPRRPFNPLKVTEITEVPRNASENSTSPKIDLLKPETSQSHCLGVRKRLIFSRANYAPSETIGARVSRRSRGSWAPYVRSINTAPEASDDTAPVSPGQLAKPVDVTEFFHRVSVGLVEQRVCLKPFLELRKRIARMVTQTLKESKKMRK; encoded by the exons at GTCCCTACCAAAGGTTCCTCACATTGTGGGCGATGATGATGAATCCCAAGGCGCTTT GAAGAGTGCTGCAGAAAGTGACGGGAATACAAACGAGTCCTCTTT GGAAAGCGAACAGGATGACGACAACGAAGATGA AATGGATTTGGATGGCGCGGACTGGTCCCCATATGTCACCTATGAGGCGGGCGCACC GAGACGTCCTTTCAATCCCTTGAAGGTTACCGAAATTACCGAGGTACCCAGAAATGCATCGGAAAACTCCACATCACCTAAAATAGATCTTCTGAAGCCAGAGACTTCGCAGTCCCACTGCTTGGGAGTGCGCAAGCGTCTCATCTTCTCTCGCGCCAACTATGCTCCATCGGAAACTATTGGAGCTCGCGTTTCCAGACGCAGTAGGGGCAGTTGGGCACCGTACGTCCGTAGCATCAACACTGCTCCCGAAGCTTCGGATGATACCGCCCCGGTATCACCAGGTCAGCTGGCCAAGCCCGTGGATGTCACCGAGTTCTTCCACCGTGTTTCTGTTGGCCTCGTCGAGCAGCGCGTCTGCTTGAAGCCATTCCTGGAGTTGCGCAAACGGATCGCTCGCATGGTGACCCAGACTTTGAAGGAATCTAAGAAGATGCGCAAGTAA
- the LOC120458419 gene encoding tetraspanin-12 produces the protein MRQPFRRASIYLHLLLITEAVIGLLILVVTAYYHAVLTGYLSEIECRLIYGYLFGIYVFGAQLVVTFLCSIVMWRRIWRRRCTPNIRLLLSVWAFYSCVIIASGFGCVWNLYRGVDVLENAADTSLTRGIDMYYTCPEWKLLWDGLQWHKECCGVHGYKDWMNAEWMPRRENNCSSMVLAPFACCKRSCDSCFNNFLPGEGQSISSRQPFPALTVDSINANGCLPVFVSAVWNSFYILLALWVLALKFLIVLCCMTKFIVHRQNEGDGCDNVGLTDEDGHPLVVVKYPCNVRCVTIAEDDLVSDNVPDVNYCNCTELDDEQCGY, from the exons ATGCGCCAGCCCTTCCGCCGAGCCTCCATCTACctccacctgctgctaataACCGAGGCCGTGATCGGACTGCTGATCCTGGTGGTGACCGCCTACTACCACGCCGTGCTCACCGGCTATCTATCGGAGATCGAGTGCCGCCTGATCTACGGCTATCTGTTTGGGATCTACGTGTTTGGGGCTCAGCTAGTGGTGACCTTCCTCTGCAGCATTGTCATGTGGCGGCGAATTTGGAGGCGACGTTGCACGCCCAACATTCGCCTCCTGCTATCCGTGTGGGCCTTCTACTCCTGCGTAATCATTGCCTCCGGTTTCGGGTGCGTTTGGAACCTTTACCGAGGTGTCGATGTCCTCGAGAATGCGGCGGACACCTCGCTGACCCGGGGCATCGACATGTACTATACGTGTCCCGAGTGGAAACTCCTGTGGGACGGCCTGCAGTGGCACAAGGAGTGCTGCGGGGTGCATGGCTACAAGGACTGGATGAACGCGGAGTGGATGCCGCGTCGGGAGAATAACTGCTCGTCGATGGTCCTGGCACCCTTCGCCTGCTGCAAGCGCTCCTGCGACAGCTGCTTTAACAACTTCCTCCCGGGTGAGGGGCAGTCCATCAGTAGCCGGCAGCCTTTTCCCGCTCTCACCGTGGACTCCATCAATGCAAACGGATGCTTGCCGGTGTTCGTTAGTGCGGTGTGGAACTCCTTTTACATCCTGCTGGCCCTATGGGTCCTGGCCCTTAAGTTCCTG ATCGTGCTTTGCTGTATGACCAAGTTCATAGTCCACCGGCAGAATGAGGGAGATGGCTGCGATAATGTGGGACTCACGGACGAGGATGGACATCCCTTGGTCGTGGTG AAATATCCCTGCAACGTGCGCTGTGTGACGATTGCCGAGGATGATCTGGTTTCTGACAACGTTCCCGATGTTAACTATTGCAATTGCACCGAATTGGATGACGAACAGTGTGGATactaa
- the LOC120458785 gene encoding uncharacterized protein LOC120458785, translating into MTSASDTEPTAASLLQLNDDVLALIIRQLNVYQQFQIGRLNRRLESIVQMLWRTRVRNVVLQDEMFGRSGTNSRQFVAFILALAPHMQRLSCQQLDVRRLRLLSSHTLERIHSLEWLGNAHRRGRVRFVDEDVRLLHRVFPNLKSLKLRGCQITGKYLCDLEHLTDLRLDDCQFLESQHFRDIFRQLRLRKFDIMEDCDEVNCCDLADLQLCPTLEHIKIADYHLCMESDITQQLLRLPHLRKLSIYSKNFVFDVLSRIARPTSPPGAVRLIEAFRFSGVLHDYGRFFRELGNLRQLTRLELHGQPEEEDADQLQCLEDQMLRQLASQLRELTELHLCGYQLESPLGLLEFVINCRQLRVLDITRSRCHGESFVWSCIAILAKQRWRSRPLELWIRHSDINPEIVQSPRCLDNIKVIKVDAKQIGPNMDYTSGVLKFSFVR; encoded by the exons ATGACGTCCGCAAGCGATACAG AACCCACTGCAGcatcgctgctccagctgAATGACGATGTCCTGGCTTTGATCATCCGCCAGCTGAACGTTTACCAGCAGTTCCAGATCGGCAGGTTGAACAGGCGACTGGAGAGCATAGTGCAGATGCTCTGGAGGACCCGGGTTCGCAACGTTGTCCTGCAGGACGAGATGTTCGGTCGCTCGGGAACCAATTCCCGACAGTTTGTGGCTTTCATCCTGGCCCTGGCTCCGCACATGCAGCGCCTGAGCTGCCAGCAGTTGGATGTCCGAAGACTGCGGCTGCTTAGTAGCCACACCCTGGAGAGGATTCACTCCTTGGAGTGGTTGGGCAATGCACATAGACGGGGACGCGTTCGCTTCGTGGACGAGGATGTGCGACTGCTGCACCGGGTATTTCCAAATCTAAAGAGCCTCAAACTCAGAGGCTGTCAAATCACCGGGAAGTACCTGTGCGACCTGGAACACCTGACCGATCTCCGCCTGGACGATTGTCAGTTTCTGGAGTCGCAGCACTTTAGGGATATCTTCCGCCAGCTGAGACTGCGCAAATTTGATATAATGGAGGACTGTGACGAGGTGAACTGCTGTGATCTTGCGGATCTGCAGCTGTGTCCCACTTTGGAGCATATCAAGATTGCGGATTATCACCTGTGCATGGAGTCGGATATTACGCAGCAACTACTGCGATTGCCACACCTGCGGAAGCTGTCGATTTATTCCAAGAACTTCGTCTTCGATGTGCTATCAAGGATAGCTCGTCCCACAAGTCCTCCCGGTGCAGTCCGACTAATTGAGGCCTTTCGTTTCAGTGGAGTTTTGCACGATTATGGGCGCTTCTTTAGGGAGCTGGGTAATCTCAGGCAGTTGACGCGACTGGAGCTGCATGGCcagccggaggaggaggacgccGATCAGCTGCAGTGCCTGGAGGATCAGATGCTGCGGCAACTCGCCAGTCAACTGCGTGAGCTAACCGAACTTCATTTGTGTGGCTATCAGCTGGAGAGTCCTTTGGGTCTGCTGGAATTCGTGATCAATTGTCGACAGCTGAGAGTCCTCGACATCACCAGATCCCGGTGCCATGGAGAGTCCTTCGTCTGGAGCTGCattgccattttggccaagcaAAGGTGGCGCAGTCGTCCCCTTGAGCTGTGGATCCGGCATAGCGATATCAATCCCGAAATAGTTCAAAGTCCGCGATGCCTGGACAACATTAAGGTGATAAAGGTTGATGCCAAACAGATCGGACCCAACATGGACTACACGTCAGGCGTCCTCAAGTTTAGCTTTGTACGGTGA
- the LOC120445334 gene encoding gastrula zinc finger protein XlCGF57.1 isoform X8, which translates to MRSHTNETPFRCEICGKSFSRKEHFTNHILWHTAGETPHRCDFCSKTFTRKEHLLNHVRQHTGESPHRCSYCMKTFTRKEHLVNHIRQHTGETPFKCTYCTKAFTRKDHMVNHVRQHTGESPHKCTYCTKTFTRKEHLTNHVRQHTGDSPHRCSYCKKTFTRKEHLTNHVRLHTGDSPHKCEYCQKTFTRKEHLNNHMRQHSSDNPHCCNVCNKPFTRKEHLINHMSRCHTGDRPFTCETCGKSFPLKGNLLFHQRSHTKGQEMERPFACEKCPKNFICKGHLVSHMRSHSGEKPHACTLCSKAFVERGNLKRHMKMNHPDAMMPPPPVHPHPQIPAGVLTQVKQEVKPIIIPHHSATTTMHTIQQITAGAAGAGGAVQLTPGLVPLVTSTLISHNAAAQQQSQKQQAAAAAAAQQQAAAAAAAQQQAAQQQAAAAHQQHQQQVAAQHQQQAAVAAHQQQQQQLQQQQQLLQLSIQQAAHHHQQEQHRQQQQQQHQQQQQQQHHQQQQQGHPQAPPPQQQQQPPPIALISDPSALARAAIQLQHLPANVEQHPVVY; encoded by the exons ATGCGATCCCACACCAACGAGACGCCGTTCCGTTGCGAGATCTGCGGCAAGAGCTTTAGCCGCAAGGAGCACTTCACCAATCACATACTTTGGCATACAG CAGGCGAGACGCCGCACCGGTGCGACTTCTGCTCCAAGACGTTTACGCGCAAGGAGCACTTGCTTAACCACGTGCGCCAGCACACGGGAGAGTCGCCACACCGCTGCTCCTACTGCATGAAGACGTTCACGCGCAAGGAGCACCTGGTCAACCACATACGCCAGCACACGGGTGAGACACCGTTCAAGTGCACGTACTGCACGAAAGCGTTCACGCGCAAAGATCACATGGTTAATCATGTACGGCAACATACAGGCGAGTCGCCGCACAAGTGCACGTACTGCACTAAGACGTTTACGCGCAAGGAGCACCTGACGAACCATGTGCGCCAGCACACGGGCGACTCCCCGCACCGCTGCTCCTACTGCAAGAAGACCTTTACGCGGAAGGAGCACCTGACGAACCATGTGCGCCTCCACACGGGCGACTCGCCGCACAAGTGCGAGTATTGCCAGAAGACGTTTACGCGGAAGGAGCACCTCAACAATCACATGCGCCAGCATTCGAGCGACAATCCGCATTGCTGCAACGTTTGCAACAAGCCGTTTACGCGCAAGGAGCACCTGATCAACCACATGTCCCGGTGCCACACCGGTGACCGGCCCTTCACCTGCGAGACGTGCGGCAAATCGTTCCCGCTCAAGGGCAATCTGCTCTTCCATCAGCGCAGCCATACCAAGGGCCAGGAGATGGAGCGACCATTCGCCTGCGAGAAGTGCCCCAAGAACTTCATCTGCAAAG GTCACTTGGTCTCGCACATGCGCTCCCATTCGGGTGAGAAACCACACGCGTGCACACTGTGCAGCAAGGCGTTCGTCGAGCGCGGCAATTTGAAGCGCCACATGAAGATGAATCACCCGGATGCTATGATGCCGCCACCACCCgtgcatccgcatccgcaaaTACCGGCTGGTGTGCTGACGCAAGTCAAGCAGGAAGTGAAACCGATCATAA TTCCCCATCACTCGGCGACCACCACGATGCACACCATCCAGCAGATCACGGCGGGAGCGGCGGGCGCAGGAGGTGCGGTCCAGTTAACTCCGGGTCTGGTGCCTCTGGTTACCTCCACGCTCATCTCGCATAATGCGGCTGCCCAACAGCAGTCGCAGAAGCAGCAAGCagccgctgcagcagctgcacagCAACAGGCCgcagccgccgctgctgcccaACAGCAAGCAGCCCAGCAACAGGCGGCTGCTgcacatcagcagcatcaacaacaaGTGGCCGCCCAACATCAACAGCAGGCTGCAGTGGCTgctcatcagcagcagcaacagcagttgcagcagcagcaacaactgctTCAGTTGTCCATCCAACAGGCGGCTCACCATcaccagcaggagcagcatcgtcaacagcagcaacagcaacaccagcagcaacaacagcagcagcatcaccagcagcaacagcagggTCATCCCCAGGCCCCGCcaccacagcagcaacagcagccgccgcCCATCGCCTTGATCAGTGACCCAAGTGCTCTGGCACGCGCCGCCATCCAGCTGCAGCATCTGCCTGCGAACGTAGAACAGCACCCGGTTGTTTACTAA